One window from the genome of Cryptomeria japonica chromosome 6, Sugi_1.0, whole genome shotgun sequence encodes:
- the LOC131069405 gene encoding delta(24)-sterol reductase, with protein sequence MSTSSSRRPKRPASWVDFLVSFRWVLIVPVVLPLSFIFYQWIRWRALLRCVLYGAPSEEKHQRAVKKVQERVRARRPGRDGLICTARKPWLEVSMRNSEHKRSHRFEVDLSHLTTIVWVDTERKIMKCEPMVCMSEASAKVFGFGLAPQVLPELDDLTVGGCINGYGIEGTSHLFGLFADSCVAYELVLADGSLVRATADNEYSDLFHAVPWSHGSIGLLVGAEIKLTPIKDYMKVTYTPVTGDLDEIAKRFQESFQVPADGGQDKVPDFIESALFSDTTAVISTGKYASREEAMKKGNVINEIGWWYKPWFYTIMQSALKRGKFVEYVPSRQYHHRHTRSLYWEGALLIPFGNHPLFRFFLGWLMPPKVSLLKLTMTDSLRNYYTERHACQDMLIPARKVPEAIKFVHETFETYPLWMCPHRLPKRRMGTMLDCEPEYEKNMEPGDTEEAQMWTDIGIWTVPLPVLRNEVWNGVEATKSMEKWLRDNRSYQCLYAVSEQSEEEFWQMFDRTLYDAVRKKYGAEHNFMSVYYKISKAKKGQVPRYSNSAISNKTK encoded by the exons ATGAGCACCAGTAGCAGCCGGAGGCCGAAGCGCCCAGCTTCGTGGGTGGACTTCCTGGTGTCGTTCCGGTGGGTGTTGATAGTGCCTGTGGTGCTGCCTCTCTCGTTTATCTTTTACCAGTGGATCCGATGGCGGGCTCTGCTGCGGTGCGTGCTGTACGGGGCACCCTCGGAAGAAAAGCACCAGCGGGCAGTGAAGAAGGTCCAGGAGCGCGTTCGGGCCCGCCGTCCGGGGCGTGATGGGCTCATCTGCACGGCCCGGAAGCCTTGGCTTGAGGTCTCCATGCGGAACTCTGAGCACAAGCGCTCGCACCGCTTCGAGGTCGATCTGTCGCACCTCACGACCATTGTTTGGGTCGACACTGAGCGGAAAATCATGAAATGCGAGCCCATGGTTTGCATGTCTGAGGCAAGCGCCAAGGTTTTTGGGTTTGGCCTCGCTCCCCAAGTGCTGCCTGAGCTCGACGATCTTACCGTTGGTGGGTGTATTAATGGTTATGGAATCGAAGGCACGAGCCATCTGTTCGGCCTCTTTGCTGATAGCTGTGTGGCGTATGAGCTCGTTCTTGCTGACGGATCGCTTGTCCGGGCCACGGCTGACAATGAGTACTCTGATCTGTTTCATGCTGTGCCGTGGTCGCATGGGTCGATTGGGCTGCTTGTTGGGGCTGAAATTAAGCTTACGCCTATTAAAGATTATATGAAGGTTACTTACACGCCTGTTACAGGTGACCTCGATGAAATTGCCAAGCGATTCCAGGAGAGCTTCCAGGTGCCCGCCGATGGTGGACAAGATAAG GTACCAGATTTTATCGAGTCTGCTCTGTTTAGTGACACCACAGCTGTGATCTCAACAGGCAAATATGCTTCTAGAGAAGAAGCAATGAAAAAGGggaatgtgatcaatgagattggcTGGTGGTATAAGCCATGGTTCTACACTATTATGCAGAGTGCACTGAAGAGAGGCAAGTTTGTGGAGTACGTACCTTCTAGACAGTATCATCACAGGCACACCAGATCCTTGTACTGGGAAGGTGCTCTCCTTATTCCCTTTGGGAACCACCCACTTTTTAGGTTCTTCCTCGGATGGTTAATGCCCCCCAAG GTAAGTCTTTTGAAATTGACCATGACAGATTCACTAAGAAACTACTACACTGAACGCCATGCTTGCCAAGATATGCTTATTCCAGCTCGAAAGGTCCCAGAAGCTATCAAGTTTGTTCATGAAACATTTGAG ACTTATCCTCTCTGGATGTGCCCTCACCGACTTCCAAAGAGGAGGATGGGTACAATGCTGGACTGTGAGCCTGAATATGAGAAAAACATGGAGCCTGGGGATACAGAAGAAGCTCAGATGTGGACAGACATTGGAATCTGGACTGTGCCATTGCCAGTCCTTAGAAATGAAGTGTGGAATGGGGTGGAAGCCACCAAAAGTATGGAGAAATGGCTTAGGGACAACAGGTCTTATCAATGCCTGTATGCAGTCTCAGAACAAAGCGAGGAAGAGTTCTGGCAGATGTTTGACCGGACATTATATGATGCAGTTCGTAAAAA GTATGGAGCAGAGCACAATTTCATGTCTGTTTACTACAAAATTTCCAAGGCCAAGAAGGGTCAAGTTCCACGTTATTCAAACTCAGCCATTTCAAACAAGACCAAATAA